A window of Xiphophorus hellerii strain 12219 chromosome 7, Xiphophorus_hellerii-4.1, whole genome shotgun sequence contains these coding sequences:
- the lnpa gene encoding endoplasmic reticulum junction formation protein lunapark-A, giving the protein MGSAISRWRAKPSTVETLERLEKEIQTLEDYSEKYQKQLKKWAGGMLLYSCLLYLVTLVVVYLWYMPEQLMGRLVLTLLFLVFPALVWLLRKALVVIFSRRTERNNDKLEDLKEQKRKILEEVMETETYKNAKMILERFDPESKKKNELESTPVGPQLTPKPGQELRQRIVTPNMSLVAPNPANGSAARPPLASGPSYPGRASHSAPGGPPERGLSAVAAQQSLMRRPMTPGTPVPGVGMHPPGPPLVRSVLPRERGAMDRVIEYLVGDGPQNRYALICQQCLSHNGMALKEEFEYIAFRCAYCYFLNPARKTRPQAPRLPELAAELKMPAGDAASSSSATGEGDQPLSGKAKLADVPLGSDAQEPGTITTTEPGSALGSQNSSEPHDSPSEKSDDEQDISAMEVE; this is encoded by the exons ATGGGGTCTGCAATTTCACGATGGAGG GCTAAACCTTCCACTGTGGAAACTTTGGAAAGACTTGAAAAG GAAATCCAGACTCTTGAAGATTACAGTGAAAAGTATCAAAAGCAGTTAAAGAAATGGGCCGGAGGAATGCTGCTCTACTCATGTTTGCTGTATTTGGTCACACTCGTTGTTGTGTATTTGTGGTACATGCCTGAACAGTTAATGGGACGACTCGTATTGACTCTACTCTTTTTAGTATTTCCAGCTTT AGTGTGGCTACTTCGTAAGGCACTTGTCGTTATTTTTTCACGAAGAACTGAAAGAAATA ATGACAAACTGGAAGAtcttaaagaacaaaaaaggaaaatt cTTGAGGAAGTTATGGAAACTGAGACGTATAAGAATGCCAAAATGATTTTGGAAAGGTTTGATCCTGagtctaagaaaaaaaat GAACTTGAATCCACTCCAGTTGGACCCCAGCTGACTCCCAAACCAGGACAAG AGCTCCGTCAGCGGATTGTCACTCCAAACATGTCACTGGTGGCGCCGAATCCTGCAAACGGTTCTGCTGCCCGCCCTCCTCTCGCCTCTGGGCCCAGCTATCCTGGCCGAGCTTCCCATTCTGCTCCAGGTGGACCCCCAGAGAGGGGCCTGTCAGCAGTCGCTGCTCAGCAGAGTTTGATGAGGAGGCCCATGACCCCAGGAACACCTGTTCCAGGAGTCG ggaTGCACCCCCCAGGTCCACCACTGGTCAGATCTGTACTCCCAAGGGAAAGGGGTGCGATGGACAGAGTCATTGAGTATCTTGTCGGAGACGGCCCTCAGAACAG GTATGCTCTCATCTGCCAGCAATGTCTCTCCCATAACGGCATGGCATTAAAAGAAGAATTTGAATACATCG CCTTCCGATGTGCATATTGTTACTTCTTGAACCCTGCAAGAAAGACCAGACCTCAGGCTCCCAGACTCCCTGAGCTCGCTGCTGAACTAAAGATGCCAGCAGGCGATGCAGCCTCGTCATCATCTGCTACCGGTGAAGGGGATCAGCCTCTTTCag GAAAAGCCAAGCTTGCTGATGTCCCGCTTGGAAGTGATGCCCAGGAGCCAGGCACAATAACAACCACCGAGCCTGGTTCTGCATTGGGCAGCCAAAACAGCTCAGAGCCACATGACTCGCCTTCTGAGAAATCTGATGATGAGCAGGATATTTCTGCTATGGAAGTGGAATAA